The following coding sequences lie in one Burkholderia cepacia genomic window:
- the prfA gene encoding peptide chain release factor 1, translated as MKTSMQRKLDQLSTRLAELNDLLSRENVTADLDQYRKLTREHAELGPVVEQYALWRQSRNDEAAAQELLADPSMRDFAEDEIRDARDGMARLETELQKMLLPKDPNDDRNIFVEIRAGAGGDESALFAGDLLRMYLRFAERQRWQVEMMSESASDLGGYKEVIVRIAGQGAYSRLKFESGGHRVQRVPATETQGRIHTSACTVAVMPEADEIGEVEINPADLRIDTFRASGAGGQHINKTDSAVRVTHIPTGIVVECQDDRSQHKNKDRALKVLAARIKDKQYHEQHAKEAATRKSLIGSGDRSERIRTYNFPQGRMTDHRINLTLYRLEAIMDGDLDELIGVLVTEHQAELLASLGEAD; from the coding sequence ATGAAGACGAGCATGCAACGCAAGCTCGACCAGCTGTCCACACGGCTGGCCGAACTGAACGATCTGCTGAGCCGCGAAAACGTCACGGCCGACCTCGACCAGTACCGCAAACTGACGCGTGAACATGCGGAACTCGGCCCGGTCGTCGAGCAATACGCACTGTGGCGCCAGTCGCGCAATGACGAGGCGGCCGCGCAGGAGTTGCTCGCCGATCCGTCGATGCGCGACTTCGCGGAAGACGAAATCCGCGACGCGCGCGACGGCATGGCGCGCCTCGAGACCGAGCTGCAGAAGATGCTGCTGCCGAAGGATCCGAACGACGACCGCAACATCTTCGTCGAAATCCGCGCGGGCGCGGGCGGCGACGAATCGGCGCTGTTCGCGGGCGACCTGCTGCGCATGTACCTGCGCTTCGCGGAACGCCAGCGCTGGCAGGTCGAAATGATGTCGGAGAGCGCGTCGGATCTCGGCGGCTACAAGGAAGTGATCGTGCGGATCGCGGGCCAGGGCGCGTATTCGCGCCTGAAGTTCGAATCGGGCGGCCATCGCGTGCAGCGCGTGCCGGCGACCGAGACGCAGGGGCGCATCCATACGTCCGCGTGCACGGTCGCGGTGATGCCGGAAGCCGACGAGATCGGCGAAGTCGAGATCAATCCGGCCGACCTGCGGATCGACACGTTCCGCGCATCCGGCGCGGGCGGCCAGCACATCAACAAGACCGATTCGGCGGTGCGCGTCACGCACATCCCGACCGGGATCGTCGTCGAATGCCAGGACGACCGTTCGCAGCACAAGAACAAGGATCGCGCACTGAAGGTGCTCGCCGCGCGCATCAAGGACAAGCAGTATCACGAGCAGCACGCGAAGGAAGCCGCGACGCGCAAGAGCCTGATCGGCTCCGGCGACCGTTCCGAACGGATTCGTACGTACAACTTCCCGCAAGGCCGGATGACCGACCACCGGATCAACCTGACGCTGTACCGGCTCGAGGCGATCATGGACGGCGATCTTGACGAGCTGATCGGCGTGCTCGTCACCGAGCACCAGGCCGAGCTGCTTGCGTCGCTCGGCGAAGCCGACTGA
- the hemA gene encoding glutamyl-tRNA reductase → MQLLTIGINHHTAPVALRERVAFPLEQIKPALVTFKNVFLGPQAPNSPEAAILSTCNRTELYCVTDDRAAREGAVRWLSEYHRIPVDELAPHVYALPQSEAVRHAFRVASGLDSMVLGETQILGQMKDAVRTATEAGALGTYLNQLFQRTFAVAKEVRGTTEIGTQSVSMAAAAVRLAQRIFEKVSDQRVLFIGAGEMIELCATHFAAQGPRELVVANRTAERGQRLAERFNGRAMPLADLPARMHEFDIIVSCTASTLPIIGLGAVERAVKARRHRPIFMVDLAVPRDIEPEVGKLKDVFLYTVDDLGAIVREGNASRQAAVAQAEAIIETRVQNFMQWLDTRSVVPVIRHMHTQADALRRAEVDKAQKLLARGDDPAAVLEALSQALTNKLIHGPTSALNRVNGADRDSLIDLMRGFYQHAPRSNDQSGH, encoded by the coding sequence ATGCAACTCCTCACGATCGGAATCAATCACCACACTGCGCCTGTCGCCCTGCGCGAACGCGTGGCGTTTCCGCTCGAGCAAATCAAGCCGGCTCTCGTTACGTTCAAGAACGTGTTTCTCGGCCCCCAGGCGCCCAATTCGCCCGAAGCGGCGATTCTTTCCACCTGCAACCGCACCGAGCTGTACTGCGTGACCGACGATCGCGCGGCACGCGAAGGCGCGGTCCGCTGGCTGTCGGAGTATCACCGGATTCCGGTCGACGAACTCGCCCCGCACGTGTACGCGCTGCCGCAGTCTGAAGCGGTCCGGCACGCCTTCCGCGTCGCGTCCGGCCTCGATTCGATGGTGCTCGGCGAAACCCAGATTCTGGGCCAGATGAAGGACGCCGTTCGCACCGCGACGGAAGCCGGCGCGCTCGGCACCTATCTGAACCAACTGTTCCAGCGTACTTTCGCGGTCGCGAAGGAAGTGCGCGGCACGACCGAAATCGGCACGCAGTCGGTGTCGATGGCCGCCGCCGCGGTGCGCCTCGCACAGCGGATCTTCGAAAAAGTATCGGATCAGCGCGTGCTGTTCATCGGTGCCGGCGAAATGATCGAGCTGTGCGCGACGCACTTCGCCGCGCAAGGCCCGCGCGAACTCGTCGTCGCGAACCGCACGGCCGAACGCGGCCAGCGGCTCGCCGAACGCTTCAACGGCCGCGCGATGCCGCTGGCCGACCTGCCGGCCCGCATGCACGAATTCGACATCATCGTGTCGTGCACGGCGTCGACGCTGCCGATCATCGGCCTCGGCGCAGTGGAGCGCGCGGTGAAGGCACGCCGCCACCGCCCGATCTTCATGGTCGACCTCGCGGTGCCGCGCGACATCGAGCCCGAAGTCGGCAAGCTGAAGGACGTGTTCCTCTACACCGTCGACGATCTCGGTGCGATCGTGCGCGAAGGCAACGCATCGCGCCAGGCGGCGGTCGCGCAGGCCGAAGCGATCATCGAGACGCGCGTGCAGAATTTCATGCAATGGCTCGACACGCGCAGCGTCGTGCCGGTGATTCGTCACATGCATACGCAGGCCGACGCACTGCGCCGCGCCGAAGTCGACAAGGCGCAGAAGCTGCTCGCACGCGGCGACGATCCGGCCGCCGTACTCGAAGCGTTGTCGCAAGCGCTGACCAACAAGCTGATCCACGGCCCGACGAGCGCGCTCAACCGCGTGAACGGCGCCGATCGCGATTCGCTGATCGACCTGATGCGCGGCTTCTACCAGCACGCGCCGCGCTCGAACGACCAGTCCGGCCACTAG
- a CDS encoding response regulator transcription factor: protein MRIALIDPEARHTALLNRLLFAGGHVCHAFSSSTAFFAWLAADNTCDMLITCHWAGDQPAQEVIPRAQAVLPGLPAIAIMQSPRESEIVSCLHAGADDCLARPVSGPELLARVNALSRRAGVRRPPTRSREMYGEYAFDATHDLVRFGDAIVSLTPKEFRFAQLLFANLSRPVSRAHILETVWGRRRDMKSRTLDTHASRLRSKLRLLPERGYRLLPLYGFGYQLDRVPIEPPNSRPRHADARYAASEEIAETL, encoded by the coding sequence ATGCGAATCGCTCTGATCGATCCGGAAGCGCGTCATACCGCACTCCTGAACCGCCTGCTCTTCGCGGGCGGTCACGTGTGCCACGCGTTTTCGTCCAGCACCGCATTCTTCGCATGGCTCGCCGCCGACAACACCTGCGACATGCTGATCACCTGCCACTGGGCCGGCGACCAGCCGGCTCAGGAGGTCATTCCGCGCGCGCAGGCGGTCCTGCCCGGTTTGCCGGCCATCGCGATAATGCAGTCGCCGCGCGAAAGCGAAATCGTCTCGTGCCTGCACGCGGGCGCCGACGATTGCCTCGCGCGGCCCGTGAGCGGCCCCGAGCTGCTTGCGCGCGTCAACGCGCTGAGCCGGCGCGCCGGCGTACGCCGGCCGCCCACTCGCTCGCGCGAAATGTATGGGGAATATGCATTCGACGCCACGCACGATCTCGTGCGCTTCGGCGACGCAATCGTTTCACTGACGCCCAAGGAATTCCGTTTCGCCCAACTGCTGTTCGCCAACCTGTCGCGGCCCGTATCGCGCGCCCATATCCTCGAAACGGTGTGGGGGCGCCGCCGCGACATGAAGTCGCGCACGCTCGATACGCACGCGTCCCGGTTGCGCAGTAAATTGCGGCTGCTTCCGGAGCGCGGCTACCGGCTGCTGCCGCTCTACGGCTTCGGCTATCAGCTCGACCGCGTACCGATCGAGCCCCCAAATTCGCGGCCCCGCCACGCTGATGCCCGGTATGCGGCGAGTGAGGAAATCGCTGAAACGCTATAA